The proteins below come from a single Branchiostoma floridae strain S238N-H82 chromosome 5, Bfl_VNyyK, whole genome shotgun sequence genomic window:
- the LOC118415287 gene encoding 60S ribosomal protein L18a-like, with the protein MKAKGTLKEFCVVGRRLPSKTQGTPPLYKMRIFAPDHVVAKSRYWYFMKQLKSVKKANGEVVSCQKVREKNPTSIKNYGIWLRYDSRSGTHNMYREYRDLTVASAVTACYRDMGARHRARAHSIQIMKIEEIPAAKCRRPSVKQFHASKIKFPLPHRVTKRLHNPRFTTRRPNTFF; encoded by the exons ATGAAGGCGAAGGGAACG CTTAAAGAGTTCTGCGTGGTGGGGCGTCGTCTTCCCAGCAAGACGCAGGGCACCCCACCCCTGTACAAGATGCGCATCTTCGCCCCCGACCATGTCGTGGCCAAGTCTCGCTACTGGTACTTCATGAAGCAGCTCAAGAGTGTGAAGAAGGCCAACGGTGAAGTTGTGTCATGTCAAAAG GTGAGGGAAAAGAACCCCACCAGCATCAAGAACTACGGCATCTGGCTGCGCTATGACTCCAGGAGTGGGACCCACAACATGTACAGGGAGTACCGTGACCTGACTGTGGCCAGCGCTGTCACCGCCTGCT ACCGTGACATGGGTGCCCGTCATCGTGCCCGCGCTCACTCCATCCAGATTATGAAGATCGAGGAGATCCCGGCAGCGAAGTGCCGCAGACCTAGCGTCAAGCAGTTCCAT GCCTCCAAGATCAAGTTCCCTCTGCCCCATCGTGTGACCAAGAGGCTGCACAACCCACGCTTCACCACCAGGCGTCCCAACACTTTCTTCTAG